A window from Enterocloster bolteae encodes these proteins:
- the fliS gene encoding flagellar export chaperone FliS, producing MQNPYAKYKQQSIMTMTQGDMINLLFDETINRLNKGLAGLEAGDCEATNTHFKKAQAIISHLASTLDPQYPVSKGLSSLYEYFNYQIIQANVRKNPETVNEILPMIEELKEAFAQADKQVRIGHTG from the coding sequence ATGCAGAATCCATATGCAAAATATAAACAGCAGTCCATAATGACCATGACCCAGGGAGATATGATTAACCTTCTGTTCGATGAGACAATCAACCGTCTGAACAAAGGTCTTGCGGGGCTGGAGGCAGGGGACTGCGAAGCAACCAATACCCATTTTAAGAAGGCTCAGGCTATTATCAGCCATCTGGCATCCACACTGGATCCCCAGTATCCGGTTTCCAAGGGATTGTCTTCTCTCTATGAGTATTTTAATTACCAGATCATACAGGCCAATGTGAGGAAGAACCCGGAGACGGTGAACGAGATTCTTCCCATGATAGAGGAACTGAAAGAGGCATTTGCCCAGGCGGATAAACAGGTACGTATAGGCCACACAGGCTGA
- the flgB gene encoding flagellar basal body rod protein FlgB, protein MPLFDDRALGALERGMDGMWLKQQIASHNIANVETPGYKAKKVEFRDVLYETAQGTERISKPVVEEDGNTQARPDGNNVQVEKEELELWKAYTQYSALTGRVSGKLSTLRYVINNTGK, encoded by the coding sequence ATGCCGTTATTTGATGACAGGGCTTTGGGAGCTCTGGAAAGAGGGATGGATGGCATGTGGCTGAAGCAGCAGATTGCCAGCCACAACATTGCAAACGTGGAGACGCCGGGATATAAGGCGAAGAAGGTGGAATTTCGGGATGTTCTTTACGAGACAGCCCAGGGAACAGAGCGTATATCCAAACCAGTGGTGGAAGAGGACGGAAACACCCAGGCCAGGCCGGACGGCAATAATGTCCAGGTGGAAAAGGAAGAACTGGAGCTGTGGAAGGCCTATACCCAGTATTCGGCTCTCACAGGGCGTGTGTCAGGCAAGCTGTCCACGCTGCGGTATGTAATTAATAACACGGGCAAATAA